The following coding sequences lie in one Crassostrea angulata isolate pt1a10 chromosome 10, ASM2561291v2, whole genome shotgun sequence genomic window:
- the LOC128167693 gene encoding uncharacterized protein LOC128167693 — translation MEEVIKAQLNEDLFIEDETDIFIFIAMEQTWIMQIILNLERRRYNPRLEGFSENIVPQFDSKQFLRHFRVSPEIFYLIMNSIVHSLTDDNAWPGGVEPILPEKKLLVFLWYMANQETLREVSNTFAIGTTTVHEIIMAVSETVNEYLVNVINWPDANTQQAISRQFQLQSGLPGIIGCLDGTHIRLSSAPGGDKDYFNRKNFPSIQLQVVADCDMLIRDAYTGWPGCTHDARVLRNSSLFDIAENGQCVMHGKFIIADSAYPLRNWLMTPFRDNGRLNAQQRRFNQRLSVARQIVERVYGHLKGRFRRLREISVRKLSRIVSLIISGCILHNLCVLHHDDVEAFIDNDDDRHPNAYPNIFVDGRDGSLFRQQLMNTMPL, via the exons ATGGAGGAAGTTATCAAAGCACAGTTGAACGAAGACTTATTTATTGAGGATGAAacagacatttttattttcattgcgATGGAGCAGACATGGATCATGCAAATTATCTTAAACCTAGAGCGGCGTCGTTATAATCCAAGACTCGAAGGCTTTTCAGAAAACATTGTGCCACAGTTTGATAGCAAGCAATTTCTCAGACATTTCAGAGTGAGCccagaaattttttatttgatcatgaACTCGATTGTACATTCTCTCACAGATGATAATGCATGGCCCGGTGGTGTAGAGCCTATCCTGCCCGAGAAAAAACTTTTGGTATTTCTGTGGTATATGGCAAATCAGGAAACGTTACGAGAAGTTAGCAATACATTTGCAATCGGCACAACGACAGTTCATGAAATTATAATGGCTGTGTCAGAAACAGTAAACGAATACTTGGTTAAC GTGATAAACTGGCCAGATGCAAACACACAACAAGCCATATCAAGACAATTTCAACTCCAGTCTGGATTACCTGGTATTATTGGCTGTTTAGATGGAACCCATATTCGGTTATCTTCAGCTCCTGGTGGTGACAAAGATTATTTTAACCGAAAAAACTTCCCTTCAATCCAGCTACAG GTTGTTGCAGACTGTGACATGTTGATAAGAGATGCTTACACAGGTTGGCCTGGGTGCACACACGATGCACGTGTTCTCAGAAATTCCTCTTTGTTTGACATAGCCGAAAATGGACAATGTGTTATGCATGGAAAATTTATTATTGCAGACAGTGCCTATCCATTGAGGAATTGGTTGATGACACCTTTCCGAGATAATGGAAGACTTAATGCACAGCAACGAAGATTTAATCAAAGGCTGTCTGTGGCAAGACAAATTGTTGAACGGGTGTATGGACACTTAAAAGGAAGGTTTCGAAGGCTTCGAGAAATATCTGTTCGAAAGCTGTCTCGTATAGTTTCACTGATTATTTCAGGATGCATTTTGCACAATTTATGTGTTTTGCATCATGATGACGTCGAAGCGTTTATAGACAATGATGACGATAGACATCCTAATGCCTACCctaacatttttgttgatggAAGGGATGGATCATTATTCAGACAGCAGTTAATGAATACAATGCCATTGTAA